In Apium graveolens cultivar Ventura chromosome 10, ASM990537v1, whole genome shotgun sequence, the following are encoded in one genomic region:
- the LOC141692334 gene encoding beta-galactosidase 15-like, with the protein MWIKSVFLSLFLLSICIASTALNVTYDSTSLLFDGQRKLVISGAIHYPRSTPEMWPGLIQRAKYGGLDTIETYIFWNHHEPQYRQYDFSGNLNFIKFLKTVRDNGLNAILRIGPYVCAEWTYGGFPVWLHHIPGIEFRTYNQPFMNEMKTFTTLIVDMVKKEKLFASQGGPIILAQIENEYGDVMGSFGDGGLKYLEWCAQFAVSLDIGIPWMMCQQNNPVAPPPMLVACNGPYCDSFTPNNSYSPKMWTENWVGWFENWGQSVHHRPAEDVAFSVARFFQLNGSVMNYYMYHGGTNFGRSAGGPLITTSYHYDAPLDEYGGLNQPKWGHLKDLHLLLKSLEKIMLYGTATTKTFDENNLESSTIFELNGTKACFLGNSHEDKDISIELLGKNFTIPPWSVTILKDCKTETYNTAKVRAQTSVKVRVPSRTNLQWASRKENPIHYKDPIIDRPSLIENKIFISSEAPDQKISNDTSDYLWYMTEFTVHDPKMGEEILLHANVSGPIIHVFLDGKHIDRWSGSYSQSGFIYEQLLNVERGKTYRLSILTVNVGYANYHAHYDRYVNGISGTVKLISQNSMHSLALTKWELRSGLSGILRNMPLGRGRWNPDVLSDRPFVWFKTTFDSPMGTDPVVVDLIGMGKGLAWVNGFNIGRFWPSAFANNQGCDSCDYRGDYGNSRENKCRSECGTSTQRWYHIPRSVLKDNGNTLVLFDEFGGDPSNVSIQTVPTGEVCANAPEDTTLVLSCEDKMLQNVPPGFYAAAATGKIFTEVSFASFGNANGTCGTVPQPYQKGTCDSPNTLAAIKKACLGKELCVIDVSEKTFGTSNCKSDVAKKLTVSLRC; encoded by the exons CCAGAG ATGTGGCCGGGATTGATACAAAGAGCAAAATATGGAGGCTTGGATACCATCGAAACATACATTTTCTGGAACCATCACGAGCCACAATACCGTCAG TATGATTTTTCAGGAAATTTGAATTTTATAAAGTTTCTCAAGACTGTCCGCGACAATGGTCTTAATGCCATTCTTAGAATTGGACCATATGTTTGTGCAGAATGGACTTATGG GGGATTTCCTGTGTGGTTGCATCATATACCTGGAATAGAGTTTAGAACCTACAATCAACCTTTTATG AATGAGATGAAGACTTTTACTACTTTGATTGTTGATATGGTTAAGAAAGAAAAACTCTTTGCTTCTCAAGGCGGCCCGATAATACTTGCTCAG ATTGAGAATGAGTATGGAGATGTCATGGGGAGCTTTGGAGATGGTGGACTCAAGTATCTTGAATGGTGTGCTCAATTTGCTGTATCGCTTGATATCGGTATCCCTTGGATGATGTGCCAACAGAATAATCCTGTTGCTCCACCTCCCATG CTTGTAGCATGCAATGGTCCGTACTGTGATAGTTTCACTCCAAACAATTCATACAGCCCTAAGATGTGGACTGAAAATTGGGTTGGCTG GTTTGAGAATTGGGGTCAGAGTGTTCATCACAGACCTGCAGAAGATGTTGCATTTTCTGTTGCTCGCTTTTTCCAACTCAATGGCTCAGTGATGAACTACTACATG TATCACGGAGGTACAAATTTTGGCCGCTCTGCTGGGGGACCTTTGATCACAACATCATATCACTATGATGCACCTCTGGATGAATATG GTGGTTTGAATCAACCAAAATGGGGTCACCTCAAAGATCTTCATCTCCTACTGAAATCATTAGAAAAAATCATGCTTTATGGAACTGCAACAACAAAGACTTTTGACGAAAATAATTTGGAATCT TCGACCATTTTTGAATTGAATGGAACAAAGGCCTGTTTCCTCGGAAATTCACACGAAGATAAAGACATTTCAATTGAACTACTAGGCAAAAACTTTACGATACCACCTTGGAGTGTGACAATCCTTAAAGATTGCAAAACTGAAACTTATAACACTGCTAAG GTTCGAGCACAAACCTCAGTTAAAGTAAGAGTTCCAAGTAGAACTAATTTACAGTGGGCTAGTAGAAAAGAGAATCCAATTCACTACAAGGACCCAATAATTGATCGACCTTCTTTGATAGAAAACAAGATTTTTATATCTAGTGAAGCTCCTGACCAAAAGATATCAAATGATACTAGTGATTATCTCTGGTACATGACCGAATTCACAGTCCATGATCCCAAAATGGGCGAGGAGATCCTCTTGCATGCTAATGTTAGTGGACCTATAATTCACGTGTTTCTTGATGGGAAGCACATAG ACCGATGGTCCGGTTCATATTCTCAGAGTGGATTCATATATGAGCAACTTCTTAATGTGGAACGTGGGAAGACCTATCGTCTATCCATTCTCACCGTCAATGTTGGATATGCA aattatcatgcacactATGACAGATATGTGAACGGAATTAGTGGTACCGTTAAATTGATTTCACAAAACAGTATGCATAGCTTGGCCTTGACTAAGTGGGAGCTGAGGTCTGGTCTTAGTGGCATTCTCAGAAATATGCCTCTCGGGAGAGGCAGATGGAATCCTGATGTTCTTTCAGATAGGCCTTTCGTTTGGTTCAAG ACTACATTCGATTCTCCAATGGGAACAGATCCTGTTGTAGTAGATTTAATAGGTATGGGGAAAGGACTTGCTTGGGTGAATGGGTTTAACATTGGTCGATTTTGGCCCAGTGCTTTTGCAAATAATCAAGGATGTGACTCTTGTGACTACCGGGGTGATTATGGTAATAGTAGAGAGAATAAGTGTCGATCAGAGTGTGGAACTTCTACACAAAGATG GTATCACATACCGCGATCTGTTTTAAAGGACAATGGAAACACGCTGGTTTTATTTGATGAATTTGGAGGCGACCCTTCAAATGTGAGCATTCAAACTGTACCAACAGGGGAAGTTTGTGCAAATGCGCCAGAAGATACCACACTAGTGTTATCATGTGAAGACAAAATGCTTCAAAACGTTCCTCCTGGTTTCTATGCGGCTGCGGCTACAGGAAAAATCTTTACTGAAGTTTCTTTTGCTAGCTTTGGTAATGCTAATGGCACCTGTGGAACCGTTCCACAGCCATATCAAAAGGGCACCTGTGATTCTCCCAACACTCTTGCTGCCATAAAAAAG GCATGCCTAGGAAAAGAACTGTGTGTGATTGATGTGTCAGAGAAGACTTTCGGGACTAGTAACTGCAAAAGCGATGTTGCCAAGAAGCTCACTGTTTCACTTAGATGCTAA